One window of Bos indicus isolate NIAB-ARS_2022 breed Sahiwal x Tharparkar chromosome 18, NIAB-ARS_B.indTharparkar_mat_pri_1.0, whole genome shotgun sequence genomic DNA carries:
- the SCAF1 gene encoding splicing factor, arginine/serine-rich 19 gives MEEEDESRGKTEESGEDRGDGPPDRDPTLSPPAFILRAIQQAVGSSLQGDLPNDKDGSRCHGLRWRRCRSPRSEPRSQESGGTDTATVLDMAADGLLAGLVSILDPPDTWVPSHMDLRPGESEDMLELVAEVRIGDRDPVPLPVPSLLPRLRAWRTGKTVSPQSHSSRPTCARHLLTLGTGDGGPAPPPAPSSASSSPSPSPSSSSPSPPPPPPPPAPPAPPAPRFDIYDPFHPTDEAYSPPPAPEQKYDPFEPTGSNPSSSAGTPSPEEEEEEEEEEEEGLSQSISRISETLAGIYDDNSLSQDFPGDESPGPDPQPLQPTPAPGTPPQADSTRADGATRRRVFVVGTEAEACREGKVSVEVVTAGGTALPPPLLPPGDSEIEEGEIVQPEEEPRMAVSLFRAGGRAARPPPVAPSAAQPPPPPPAPRAPEGDDFLSLHAESDGEGALQVDLGEPAPAPPAADTRWGGLDLRRKILTQRRERYRQRSPSPAVAPAPAAPTGPPTRKKSRRERKRSGGEAKEAASSSSGAQPAPPAPASPWDSKKHRSRDRKPGSHASSSTRRRSRSRSTRHRSRSTDRRRGGSRRSRSREKRRRRRRSNSPPPATSSSSSSRRERHRGKHRDGGGSKKKKKRSRSRGEKRSGDSEKGPPPAQPPSGSTSLGSDRDSRRRGAVPPSIQDLTDHDLFAIKRTITVGRPDKSDTRGPSPAPASSPKREVLYDSEGLSAEERGGKNSEKDRRRSGAASSSSSSREKGSRRKALDGGDRERDRDRDRDRSSKKTRPPKELAPSSGPPPKPPVSSGSGSSSSSSSSSSRKVKLQSKVAVLIREGVSSTTPAREASSAGLGSIGVKFSRDRESRSPFLKPDERAPAEVAKAAQGSTKPKKTKVKAKAGAKKTKGTKGKTKPSKTRKKIRSGGSSGPVTLKKSKADSCSQAAGAKGAEETSWSGEERAAKAPSTPPPKVAPPPPALTPDSQTVDSSCKTPEVSFLPEEAAEEAGVRVGAEEEEEEEEEEEEEEEEEQQPATTTATSTAAAAPSAAPSAGSTAGDSGAEDGPAPRGSQLPTLPPPMPWNLPAGVDCTTSGVLALTALLFKMEEANLASRAKAQELIQATNQILSHRKPPSSLGVTPAPVPTSLGLPPGPSSYLLPGSLPLGGCGSTPPTPTGLAAASDKREGSSSSEGRGDTDKYLKKLHTQERAVEEVKLAIKPYYQKKDITKEEYKDILRKAVHKICHSKSGEINPVKVSNLVRAYVQRYRYFRKHGRKPGDPPGPPRPPKEPGPPDKGGPGLPLPPL, from the exons ATGGAGGAAGAAGATGAGTCTCGAGGGAAGACGGAAGAGTCAGGCGAGGATCGGGGCGACGGTCCGCCAGACAGAGACCCTacgctttctcctcctgcttttatCCTG CGGGCCATTCAGCAGGCTGTGGGGAGTTCCCTGCAGGGGGATCTGCCAAATGATAAAG ATGGCTCTCGGTGTCATGGCCTTCGATGGAGGCGCTGCCGGAGCCCACGATCGGAGCCCCGTTCCCAGGAATCCGGGGGGACTGACACGGCTACA GTGTTGGACATGGCTGCCGACGGCCTCCTTGCGGGGCTGGTGAGCATCCTGGATCCCCCAGACACCTGGGTTCCTAGCCACATGGACCTGCGGCCTGGCGA AAGCGAGGACATGCTGGAGCTGGTGGCCGAGGTCCGAATTGGGGACAGGGATCCAGTCCCTCTGCCGGTACCCAGCCTGCTGCCCCGTCTCAGGGCCTGGAGGACAGGCAAAACGG TTTCTCCGCAGTCTCACTCTTCTCGACCCACCTGTGCCCGCCACCTCCTCACCTTGGGCACTGGAGACGggggccctgcccctccccctgccccctcctctgcatcctcctccccttccccttcgcCCTCCTCATCCTCCCCTTCCCCGcctccccctccaccacccccagcGCCCCCAGCTCCTCCTGCACCCCGGTTTGATATCTATGACCCCTTCCACCCCACCGACGAGGCCTATTCCCCACCGCCTGCTCCGGAGCAGAAGTACGACCCCTTCGAGCCCACAGGCTCCAACCCCAGCTCATCAGCCGGGACCCCTTCacctgaggaggaggaagaggaagaagaggaagaagaggagggccTGTCACAGAGCATCAGCCGCATCTCTGAGACCCTGGCGGGCATCTACGACGACAACAGCCTGagccaggacttcccaggtgacgaGAGCCCGGGCCCCGACCCCCAGCCCTTGCAGCCGACTCCAGCCCCTGGCACACCGCCCCAGGCCGACTCCACCAGGGCCGACGGAGCCACCCGCCGGCGTGTCTTTGTAGTGGGGACCGAGGCGGAGGCCTGTCGGGAAGGCAAGGTCTCCGTAGAGGTGGTGACAGCTGGCGGAACTGCCCTCCCGCCCCCTCTGCTGCCTCCGGGCGACTCGGAGATTGAGGAGGGCGAGATCGTCCAGCCCGAGGAGGAGCCCAGAATGGCGGTTTCCCTCTTCCGCGCCGGCGGCCGGGCAGCGCGGCCCCCACCCGTGGCCCCCTCTGcggcccagcccccgcccccgccgcccgcaCCCCGGGCCCCCGAGGGGGACGACTTCTTGTCTCTGCACGCGGAGTCCGACGGCGAGGGCGCCCTGCAGGTGGACCTGGGGGAGCCGGCCCCCGCGCCGCCAGCCGCCGACACGCGCTGGGGCGGCCTGGACCTGCGGCGCAAGATCCTGACCCAGCGGCGCGAGCGTTACCGGCAGCGATCGCCCTCTCCGGCCgtggcccccgcccccgccgcccccaccgGCCCGCCCACCCGCAAGAAGTCGAGGCGGGAACGCAAGCGGAGCGGCGGCGAGGCCAAGGAGGCCGCCTCTTCCTCCTCCGGAGCGCAGCCCGCCCCGCCGGCCCCGGCCTCCCCCTGGGACTCCAAGAAGCACCGCTCGCGGGACCGCAAGCCGGGCTCCCACGCCTCATCGTCCACCCGCCGCCGCTCGCGGTCCCGTTCCACCCGCCACCGCTCGCGGAGCACCGACCGGCGCCGCGGGGGCAGCCGCCGGTCACGGTCCCGGGAGAAAAGGCGGCGGCGGAGGCGCTCGAACTCACCGCCTCCGGCCACCTCATCTTCCTCGTCCTCCCGCCGCGAGCGGCACCGTGGCAAGCACCGCGATGGCGGTGGcagcaagaagaagaagaagcggTCGCGGTCTCGGGGCGAGAAGCGTTCCGGGGACAGCGAGAAGGGCCCTCCCCCGGCCCAGCCGCCCTCCGGCTCCACCTCCCTGGGCAGTGACCGGGACAGCCGCCGGCGGGGGGCCGTTCCGCCCTCCATCCAGGACCTCACGGACCACGACCTCTTCGCCATCAAGCGGACCATCACCGTGGGCCGGCCGGATAAGTCTGACACCCGAGGCCCCTCCCCGGCCCCGGCCTCATCCCCCAAGCGGGAGGTCCTGTACGACTCGGAGGGGCTGAGCGCCGAGGAGCGGGGCGGCAAGAACAGCGAGAAGGACCGGCGGCGCTCGggggctgcctcctcctcctcctcctcccgggAGAAGGGATCGCGGCGGAAGGCGCTGGACGGGGGGGACCGGGAGAGGGACAGAGACAGGGACAGGGACAGGTCGTCCAAGAAGACCCGGCCCCCCAAGGAGTTGGCACCCTCTTCGGGGCCCCCGCCAAAGCCTCCAGTCAGCAGCGGCTCGGGCTCCTCGTCCTCCTCGTCCTCGTCGTCTTCCCGGAAGGTGAAGCTGCAGTCCAAGGTGGCGGTGCTGATCCGCGAGGGCGTCAGCAGTACCACGCCGGCCAGGGAGGCCTCCTCTGCCGGCCTGGGCTCCATCGGAGTCAAGTTCAGCCGCGACCGGGAGAGCCGCTCCCCCTTCCTCAAGCCAGACGAGCGGGCCCCTGCGGAGGTGGCCAAAGCAGCTCAGGGCAGCACCAAGCCCAAAAAGACCAAGGTCAAGGCCAAGGCTGGGGCCAAGAAAACCAAGGGGACCAAGGGAAAGACCAAGCCATCCAAGACCAGGAAAAAGATCCGCAGCGGGGGCAGCAGTGGCCCGGTGACGCTGAAGAAGTCCAAGGCGGATAGCTGCAGCCAGGCCGCGGGAGCCAAGGGGGCCGAGGAGACCTCCTGGTCCGGGGAAGAGCGGGCAGCCAAGGcccccagcaccccaccccccaaggtGGCCCCTCCACCCCCTGCACTGACGCCCGACTCGCAGACTGTGGACAGCAGCTGCAAGACACCTGAGGTCTCCTTCCTGCCAGAAGAGGCCGCTGAGGAGGCTGGGGTCCGGGttggggcagaggaggaggaggaggaggaagaggaggaggaggaggaggaggaggaggagcagcagccGGCCACCACCACAGCCACCAGCACGGCGGCGGCCGCGCCGAGTGCTGCCCCGAGTGCAGGGTCCACAGCTGGTGACTCGGGGGCGGAGGACGGGCCCGCTCCCCGCGGCTCCCAGCTGCCCACCCTGCCCCCGCCCATGCCCTGGAACCTGCCCGCGGGCGTGGACTGCACTACCAGCGGCGTCCTGGCCT TGACTGCACTTCTCTTCAAGATGGAAGAAGCCAATCTGGCGAGCCGAGCAAAGGCCCAGGAACTGATCCAGGCCACCAACCAG ATCCTCAGCCACAGGAAGCCACCCTCAAGTCTGGGGGTGACCCCAGCTCCTGTGCCCAcctccctgggtctgccccctggCCCCTCCAGCTACCTGCTGCCTGGCAGCCTCCCCCTGGGAGGCTGCGgctccacccctcccacccccactgggCTGGCTGCAGCGTCTGACAAGAGAGAGGGCAGCAGCAGCTCCGAGGGACGTGGGGACACAGACAAG TATCTGAAGAAGCTGCACACACAGGAGCGGGCGGTGGAGGAGGTGAAGCTGGCCATCAAGCCGTATTATCAGAAAAAGGACATCACCAAGGAGGAGTACAAGGACATCCTGAGGAAGGCCGTCCACAAG ATCTGCCACAGCAAAAGTGGGGAGATCAA